The Tripterygium wilfordii isolate XIE 37 chromosome 4, ASM1340144v1, whole genome shotgun sequence genome has a window encoding:
- the LOC119996324 gene encoding uncharacterized protein LOC119996324, whose translation MSLSRTSSMLRQRLLPSLRTRGGSQTSGHSRWTSPGHEERPKGYLFNRTPPPPGKSREWEDWELPCYIASFGTIVILGVGLNAKPDLTIETWAHKKALERLQMEDAAASTESD comes from the coding sequence ATGTCTCTGAGCAGGACCTCCAGCATGCTCCGTCAGCGCCTCTTGCCGTCTCTACGTACCCGCGGAGGCTCCCAGACGTCTGGACACAGCCGGTGGACTTCCCCCGGCCACGAGGAGCGGCCCAAAGGGTACCTCTTCAACCGAACCCCGCCACCACCGGGAAAATCGCGTGAGTGGGAGGACTGGGAACTGCCTTGCTACATCGCCAGCTTCGGCACCATTGTCATTCTTGGTGTTGGACTGAACGCCAAGCCCGATCTCACAATCGAGACCTGGGCCCACAAGAAGGCCCTCGAGCGTCTTCAGATGGAGGACGCTGCGGCTTCTACTGAATCTGACTGA
- the LOC119996216 gene encoding dirigent protein 22-like: MARVLPILATQSIILCLAIVSSTAENPNHEFARTVNKKQMGLKREKLSHFRIYWHDILAGPNPSGVQVVPPQNASLTAFGLVRMIDNPLTAGPDLSTKFVGRAQGFYASASQQELGLLMAMNFAFTEGKYNGSTITVLGRNAVFTKVREMPVIGGSGLFRFARGYVEATTAKLDLKTGDATVEYNCYVLHY; encoded by the coding sequence ATGGCAAGAGTTCTTCCAATTCTTGCAACTCAATCGATCATTCTCTGCCTCGCCATCGTTTCATCCACAGCAGAGAATCCCAATCATGAATTTGCGAGAACGGTGAACAAGAAACAAATGGGTCTCAAGAGAGAAAAGCTTAGCCACTTTCGCATATACTGGCACGACATCCTCGCAGGCCCAAACCCAAGTGGAGTCCAAGTCGTTCCACCACAAAACGCATCACTCACAGCCTTCGGATTAGTGAGAATGATTGATAACCCACTCACAGCAGGCCCTGATTTGAGCACCAAATTTGTTGGTAGGGCACAGGGGTTTTACGCATCCGCGTCGCAGCAGGAACTTGGGTTGCTGATGGCCATGAATTTTGCTTTCACGGAAGGAAAATACAATGGGAGCACCATAACAGTGCTTGGGAGGAACGCGGTTTTCACGAAGGTTCGAGAGATGCCGGTGATCGGAGGCAGTGGACTTTTCCGATTCGCTAGAGGTTATGTTGAAGCCACTACGGCTAAGTTAGATCTCAAGACAGGAGATGCTACGGTGGAGTATAATTGCTACGTTTTGCATTACTGA